The uncultured Devosia sp. sequence GCGGTGCTAGAAGCTGCAGGCGGTGCCGTGGTCACGCTGGACGGCGAGCGCATGGGTTATGGCAAGCATGACCTGGCGTTCCTCAACCCCTATTTCGTGGCGGCATCGAGCCGCGAGCTGGCGCAAAAAGCCGCGGTTGAAATGAGCCGATTGCTGGCCTAAGGTAAATCTGACTGGTTTAGTCAGGAATAATACGTATTGTTTACCGCACCGGCCGCAGCCTGGCCGTGCCAACTTGCACTATTCTCGACGAGCATATAGAGAACCGGCATATATCGATTCAGCATATGCTGATGCCGGAGTACGCATGAACGTCAGAACCCTCTGTCTATCCATCCTCTATGAAGAAGACGCGACCGGCTATGACATCCGCCGGATGTGCGTCGAGGGTGAGTGCGCCTATTTCGTGGAAGCCAGCTTTGGCTCGATCTACCCTGCCCTTGCCAAGCTCGAGGACGAGAAGCTGGTCACCAGCCGAACCGAACCGCAGCCTGGCAAGCCGGCCAAGAAAATCTACTCGATCACCGAGGCTGGACGCGCTGCCTTTGCCGAAGCGCTGTGCGGCTCGCTGGGCGAGGATGTGTTCCGCAGCCCGTTCCTGCTGTTTGCGCGCTACGCGCATCTGGTGCCGGCCGACCTGGTCGAAACACGGGCAAACGAGTTTCTCGATACCTTGCGCGCCAAACACAGCAAGCTGGAGCAGGCCTTTTCGCGGCACGCCAGCAATGCCAGCGACGCATGGGTAATAAAATACGGACGTGCCATTATGGAGGTTGCCGAAGGGCACATGCGCACCCATATGCACGAACTGATCACATTGGCGCGAGCCGAGCCGAATAAAGACGCGGCTGAGTAAAGGGGCAAATATTCATGCGTGCATTGTTTTCTTATGGCCTGGCTTTGTTGATCCTGCTCGGTGCGGGTGCATGGCTTGCAACCGGAACGCTGGTGGTGGGTGGCAACGGCCCTGGCAATGGCGAGCGGCCGATCATCTCGGTCATCGAAGGCCAGGACCATGGCCCCCTGCACACGACGCTGGCTGATGCAGGCGTGCTGGCAGAGCATGCCGAGCCGGAAACCGATCCCCATCTCAGCATTGCGCAGCGCAATGAGGAACAGAGTGGCGCGAGCGAAGCGCTGGCCACTGTTCGCACCGTGACCTATACCGCCAAGCCGATGCAGATCGACGTGCCGCTGCGCGGCCGCACGCAGGCCAAGTCCACGGTCGGCGCCTTGGCCGAGACTGCCGGGATCGTCGATGTGCTGCATGTGACCAAGGGCCAGCAGGTTGCGGTGGGCGATGCCCTCTGCACGCTGGATCGCGGGACGCGCGCTGCTGCCGTAGCCCAGGCCGAAGCCAGCCTCGAACAGGCCAATGCCGGCCTCAATCAGGCCCAGCTCGATTTCGATACCAATGCCGATCTCCGCCAGCGCGGGTTGGCTGCGCCCAATACGGCGCGCGCAGTTGAAGTGGCGCTGAGCGGCGCCAAGGCCCAGGTATCGTCGGCACAGGCCGCGCTGGATAATGCCCAGCAGGAACTCGATCGCACCGAGATCAAGGCCAAGGTGGCGGGCGTGGTGCAGGATCCGATCGCCGTTGAAGGTTCGATGCTGCCGCAGGGCCAGGCTTGCGCGACCATCGTGCAGCTCAACCCGATGAAGTTCATCGGCCAGGTGCCGGAGTCGCGTATCGACCTCGCCCGGACGGGTCTTGATGCAACGGTCAAGACCGTCAGCGGTGCGGAAGCCGAGGGCAAGGTGACGTTCATTTCGGCTTCGGCCGACGATGCGACCCGTTCCTTCCCGGTGGAAATCGAATTTGCCAATGACGACCTGGCTTTCCGCGATGGCACGACGGCGCAGGCCGTGGTGACGCTGGGCAGCGCGCCCGGTCAGCTGCTGCCACAATCTGTCCTGACGCTGGATGATGAGGGTGTGCTGGGCGTGCGGACCGTGGAAGACGGCAAGGTTGCCTTCCACGAAATCACCATCGTCAGCGACACCCGCGACGGCGTGTGGGTGACGGGCCTGCCGGAT is a genomic window containing:
- a CDS encoding efflux RND transporter periplasmic adaptor subunit, producing the protein MRALFSYGLALLILLGAGAWLATGTLVVGGNGPGNGERPIISVIEGQDHGPLHTTLADAGVLAEHAEPETDPHLSIAQRNEEQSGASEALATVRTVTYTAKPMQIDVPLRGRTQAKSTVGALAETAGIVDVLHVTKGQQVAVGDALCTLDRGTRAAAVAQAEASLEQANAGLNQAQLDFDTNADLRQRGLAAPNTARAVEVALSGAKAQVSSAQAALDNAQQELDRTEIKAKVAGVVQDPIAVEGSMLPQGQACATIVQLNPMKFIGQVPESRIDLARTGLDATVKTVSGAEAEGKVTFISASADDATRSFPVEIEFANDDLAFRDGTTAQAVVTLGSAPGQLLPQSVLTLDDEGVLGVRTVEDGKVAFHEITIVSDTRDGVWVTGLPDVVDVITVGQENVTAGQAVEASSDENAPAVSEESV
- a CDS encoding PadR family transcriptional regulator, with the protein product MNVRTLCLSILYEEDATGYDIRRMCVEGECAYFVEASFGSIYPALAKLEDEKLVTSRTEPQPGKPAKKIYSITEAGRAAFAEALCGSLGEDVFRSPFLLFARYAHLVPADLVETRANEFLDTLRAKHSKLEQAFSRHASNASDAWVIKYGRAIMEVAEGHMRTHMHELITLARAEPNKDAAE